The Bacteroidia bacterium DNA segment ACAATATTTTCTTATACGCTATGGGGTTTCATTTTTTCGCTAATAACATCTGCATTTATTAAGAAAAAAACAAATGGTTACGATGCTGCTATGGCTGAGATAGAAAAAGAAATAAACGAAGAAAATAAATAGTATGGACATTTCTATAGTTGTTCCATTATTTAATGAAGCTGAATCTTTACCTGAATTATTTGATTGGATAAAGAAGGTAATGCTAGAAAATAAATATTCCTATGAAGTAATAATGGTTGATGATGGCAGTAATGATAATTCATGGGAGGTAATAGAAAATCTTTCTTCTAAAAATCCGGAAGTAAAAGGGATTAAATTCAGAAGGAATTATGGTAAATCTGCAGGGTTATATTGTGGATTTGAAGCTGCTAAAGGAAATGTTGTTATTACAATGGATGCCGATTTGCAGGATAGTCCTGATGAAATTCCAGGGTTATATAAAATGATTACCGAAGAAAATTACGATTTGGTTTCGGGTTGGAAGAAAAATAGACACGATCCTGTATTGACAAAGAATTTACCAAGTAAATTATATAACTGGACTGTTCGAAGAATTAGCGGAATTAAGCTTCACGATATGAATTGCGGACTTAAGGCTTACAAAAGTCGGGTAATTAAAAGCGTTGAGGTTTATGGTGAAATGCATCGTTATATTCCGGTTTTGGCAAAATGGGCAGGTTACAAAAAAATTGGAGAAAAGGTAGTTCAGCATCAGGAAAGAAAATATGGAACTACAAAATTTGGCCTGGAAAGATTTATTAGAGGACCATTAGATTTGCTTTCTGTTACATTTATTACCCGTTTTGGAAAACGCCCGATGCACTTTTTTGGAATATGGGGAATGATAATGTTTATTTTAGGCGGTGGAGTTTCTGTGTATTTACTGGTCGAAAAAGTTTATCGTGCAATAAATAATTTGTCATATAGAAACGTTACCGACCAACCATTATTTTATCTTTCTCTGGTAGCGGTAATTCTTGGTGTTCAGCTTTTCCTTTCTGGTTTTCTTGCTGAATTAGTAAGCAGAAACTCAGCAGACAGGAATCATTATCTAATAGAAAAAACTATATAATATTTTTAGTAATTCATAAAAATCATTCTTTTTACCAAAAATATTTTGCAGGTTTGTAACTTATCGTAATGTAAAATCGTCACAGCAATTCAATATAAATTTCAAACGACATGAGAACAACAAAAAAGTTATTTTTATCTTTATTTATCGGAATTATTTCGTTGGCAGCATGGGCTCAACCGAATACCGATTTAGGTAAGCCAATGCCAGTTGATCCAAATGTAAAAATTGGAAAACTAGACAACGGACTTGTATATTATATCCGTAAAAATGCAAAACCCGAAAAACGTGTTGAACTTCGTTTAGCCGTTAATGCTGGTTCTATTTTAGAAACAGATGACCAACAAGGTCTAGCTCATTTTTGCGAGCATATGTGTTTTAACGGAACAAAGAATTTTCCAAAAGATGAATTGGTAAATACTATCGAAAAGATGGGTATTCGTTTTGGTGCTGACTTAAATGCTTATACAAGTTTCGACGAAACTGTATATATGTTAAAAGTACCAACAGATCAGCCTGAGTTAGTTGATAAAGGGTTTCAGATTATTGAAGATTGGGCACATAATGTTTCACTTGATGACGTAGAAATTGACAAAGAAAGAGGAGTAATTTTAGAAGAACGTCGCCTTGGATTAGGTGCTGATGACAGAATGAGAAAAAAATCTTTTCCTGTAATCTTTAAAGGATCACAATATGCAAACAGAATCCCGATAGGAACAAAAGAAGTTTTGGAAGGATTCAAATATGAGACATTGAAGAGTTTTTATAAAACATGGTATCGTCCAAATATTATGGCTGTTGTTGTTGTTGGAGATATTGACGTAGCTCAGATGGAACAAAAAATTAAAGATCACTTTGGTAAAATTCAGAATCCTGCAAATCCTGTAAAACGTGAAAATTTTGATCTTCCAGATAATACTGAGCCTTTAATTAGTATTGAAACAGATGTTGAAGCTACATCAAGTTCATTAATGTTTTTCTATAAACACCCAAGACAATTAACTAAAACCGTTGGTGATTATAAAAATTATTTGATGACTGAGATTTTTACAGGAATGCTAAATGATCGTCTTGACGAAATAGTTCAGAAACCTGATGCTCCATTTATTTATGCCGGTACCGGTTATGGTGAATTTTTAGCTCGTTCAAAAGATGCATATCAGGTATATGCTCAGATGAAAGAAAATATGATTGACAAAGGTTTTGAAATTTTGCTTTCAGAAAATGAAAGAGTAAAACGTTTTGGATTTACAACTGCAGAGTTTGAACGCCAGAAAGCCAAAATTTTAACCGAATATGATAAACAGGCTAAAGAATTTGATAAAATTGAGTCAGGCAATTTAGCAATGGACTATGTATATAATTTTCTTGCAGAAAACCCAATGCCGGGTGCACAAAAAGATTTTGAATTAGCAAAACAGTTTTTACCAGAAATTAAAATCGAAGACATTAACAATTTAGCAAAAACATGGATTTCTGACAAGAACCTTGTTATGATGGTTACTGCACCTAAAAAAGATAATATTAAAGTTCCTACTGCTGAAAATCTTTTACAAATTATTAAAGATGTTAAGGCAAAAGAACTTAAACCTTATGTTGAAACACTATCTGCTGATCCTTTGTTAGCAAATATACCAGCTGGTTCAGAAATTAAATCCACAGTTAAAAATGAAGAACTTGGTTATACCGAAGTAACTTTTGCTAATGGTGTTCAGGCAATTTTAAAAACAACTGATTTTAAAAACAACGAAATAAAAATTTCTGCTTATGGTTTAGGTGGAACATCACTTGCAAATACTGAAGACTATTTATCTGCAATGTTTGCTTCAAATATTGTTGACGAAGGTGGAATTGCAAAATTTAATAAAACCGATTTGGAAAAGAAACTTGCAGGTAAGGATTTAGAAATTAGTCCTGTTATTTCTGATGTTCAACAAGGATTTAGTGGTAAATGTGCTCCAGCTGACTTAGAAACAACATTACAATTAATTTACTTGTATTTTACCGAACCTCGAAAAGACAAAGAATCGTATGATGCATTTATTTCAAAAATGAAGAGTCAGTTAATGTTTCTTGCTAACAACCCACAATATGCATTTTACAGAAAGCTTATTGAAGTTGTTACATCAAACGATCCACGTTCTATTGTTATACCTACAGTAGAGCAGTTAGAGAAAGTAAACCTTGATAAATCTTTTGAGTTTTTCCGTAGTAGATTTTCTGATGCTTCCGGATTTAAATTTTTCTTTGTAGGAAATTTTGATAACGCTACAATTATTCCTTTGTTACAGAAATACCTTGGAGGATTACCAGCTAAGGGACAACAAGAGATGTGGAAAGATGTAAGTCCTAAATTTCCAGAGGGAATTAAAGAGGATGTTGTTAACAAAGGTTTAGAAGAAAAAGGATTTGTTGGATTAGTATGGAATAGTAGCTTTGACTGGTCATCAGAAAATATTTTAAGAGAAAAAATATTAACCCGTATTCTTGACATTAAATTACGTGAAACAGTTCGTGAAGACGAAGGCGGAACATACGGTTTACAAGTACGTGATCAGGTTGAAAAATATCCAAGATCTGAATATAGTTTGAATATTATTTTTGGTTGTGATCCTAAAAAACAAGATAAACTTGTTGATGTGATTTTTAAAGAAATGGATAGAATTGTTAAGAATGGTCCAACTGATGAAGATATGGCAAAAATTAAAGAAACTCTTATCCGCGAACGTGAAACAGATATTAAGAAAAACGATTGGTGGATTAGAAAATTAGAAAACCTTTATTATTTTGATGATCCTAAAAAATCTTTTGCTGATTTTAACGATAAAGTTAAAGCTGTAACAAATGACGAAATTAAAGCTGCAGCAGCAAAATATTTTAATATGAAAAATTATGTTAAGGTTTATTTGAAACCAGAAAAGAAATAACAATTTGTAATAAAAATTTGAAGGGAGCCGAAAGGCTCCCTTTTTTTATAGATCTAACAGGTTTTTAAACATGTTAGGTCTTATGTTAATACTTCGCTACCAATGGCATTCTTCTACCAAAACCAAATGCTTTGGAAGAAATTCTTAAAACAGGAGGGGTCTGAAAACGCTTATATTCATTAGTGTTTACTAATCTAATTACTTTCTCTACAATTTGTTTTTCAAAGCCCTGTTCAACAATTTCTTCGAGGGGTGTTTTTTGTTCAATGTATGCAAACAAGATTTTATCTAAGATATCATATTCGGGTAATGAATCTGAGTCTTTCTGATCGGGGCGTAATTCTGCAGAAGGGGGTTTTATAATTGTATTTCGTGGAATTATTTCACCATGGCAGTTTATGTAATTAGCCAATTGGTAAACCTGAGTTTTATATAAGTCGCCAATAACAGAAAGTCCACCTGCCATATCGCCATAAAGTGTTCCATAACCAACAGCTGCTTCACTTTTATTTGAAGTGTTTAGTAATATGTTACCAAATTTATTGGAGTAGGCCATAAGCAAAGTTCCTCTTACCCGAGCCTGAATATTTTCTTCGGTTATATCCGGCTTTTTTCCTGCAAATACTGGTAATAGTGAATTTTCAAAACTTGAAAAAGCTGATTCTATAGATACCAGGTCGTAAGTTATTCCAAGGTTTGATGCCAGCATCAATGCATCACTTACAGAATGTTGCGACGAATATCTTGATGGCATTAAGAGAGCATGTACATTTTCTTTGCCGAGTGCCTGTTCTGCTAAAACCAGTACTAAGGCTGAGTCGATCCCTCCTGACAATCCTAATACAGCTTTTTTAAATCCGGTTTTGTTAAAATAATCGCGAATACCAAGAATTAATGCTTTGTAGATTTTATCAATTGAAGAATTGTTTTGTATGTTGTTTGCTTTGGATTCTTTTGAATCTGTTTCAATTATTGTTATCGATTCTTCGAAATAAGGAAGTTCACAAATAACCTTTCCCGAATTATCTATTGCCATTGAGCCACCGTCAAAAATAAGTTCGGTATTAGCGCCAATCTGATTAATATAAATTAATGGAAGGTTATACTTCTTTGCATTTTCACTTAAAACAATTTTACGTGTTCCTTCGTGATTAGATGAAAAAGGAGAGGAAGCAATATTAATCATTAAGGTAGGTTCAAACTTCATAAGTTCATCCATAGGCGAACAGGTATAAAGCTTTTGTCGTGTGTACGAATTTTCAATAGGTTGATTTACCCATAAATCTTCGCATATTGTTATGGCAATGTTTTCGTTCTTAAAATTTACTGTATGCCATTCTTTGTTTGGTTCAAAATATCTGTATTCATCAAATACATCGTATGATGGCAATAAACTTTTTTTGTGTATGCTTTTAATTTTTCCTTCTTCAATAAATATTGCAGAATTATATAGTTTTTTTCCAAATTCATCAGTATTAATCACAGGCGTTCCAACTATTACTGCAATTCCGTAACAGTGTTCACAAATTTGTTGAATTGCTTTTTCGCATTTGTCAATAAAATCTTTATTCTCGAGCATATCTAAAGGAGGGTATCCACAAACTGCCAGCTCAGAAAAAACAGCAATTTCAGCACCTTTTAGTTTTGCTTCGTTTATTGAAGAAATAATTTTTTTTGTATTGCCATCAAAATCGGCAATTTTAAAATTAAGTTGACTAAGTGCAATCTTCATATAATTTAAAAAAAATCCCGACCTGTTAAGTCGGGATTAAATTATTTTAATATTTGTTTAAAATAGAATTCCAACTTTTAAAGCAATGCTATTCATAATAGTTTTTTCGTTTTTTAAAGTTCCTTTATTTAAAGTTTCAACTTTAGAAAAGTTGGTTAATCCATTTGTAAATACAGCTTCAACAAGTAATTTTGTACTGCCTCCTAATGAATATTCAATTCCACCACCAATATGATAACCCATATTAAATGCGCGAACTTCATCTTTAATATCTACATTATCGCCTTCATTTACAGTAATATCACCTTTTGCTTTAAACCTGAATTGTGGGCTGATTCCTACTTTTAAAAAATATGTGATATAACCAATCTCAT contains these protein-coding regions:
- a CDS encoding glycosyltransferase family 2 protein, with the translated sequence MDISIVVPLFNEAESLPELFDWIKKVMLENKYSYEVIMVDDGSNDNSWEVIENLSSKNPEVKGIKFRRNYGKSAGLYCGFEAAKGNVVITMDADLQDSPDEIPGLYKMITEENYDLVSGWKKNRHDPVLTKNLPSKLYNWTVRRISGIKLHDMNCGLKAYKSRVIKSVEVYGEMHRYIPVLAKWAGYKKIGEKVVQHQERKYGTTKFGLERFIRGPLDLLSVTFITRFGKRPMHFFGIWGMIMFILGGGVSVYLLVEKVYRAINNLSYRNVTDQPLFYLSLVAVILGVQLFLSGFLAELVSRNSADRNHYLIEKTI
- a CDS encoding insulinase family protein, with the protein product MRTTKKLFLSLFIGIISLAAWAQPNTDLGKPMPVDPNVKIGKLDNGLVYYIRKNAKPEKRVELRLAVNAGSILETDDQQGLAHFCEHMCFNGTKNFPKDELVNTIEKMGIRFGADLNAYTSFDETVYMLKVPTDQPELVDKGFQIIEDWAHNVSLDDVEIDKERGVILEERRLGLGADDRMRKKSFPVIFKGSQYANRIPIGTKEVLEGFKYETLKSFYKTWYRPNIMAVVVVGDIDVAQMEQKIKDHFGKIQNPANPVKRENFDLPDNTEPLISIETDVEATSSSLMFFYKHPRQLTKTVGDYKNYLMTEIFTGMLNDRLDEIVQKPDAPFIYAGTGYGEFLARSKDAYQVYAQMKENMIDKGFEILLSENERVKRFGFTTAEFERQKAKILTEYDKQAKEFDKIESGNLAMDYVYNFLAENPMPGAQKDFELAKQFLPEIKIEDINNLAKTWISDKNLVMMVTAPKKDNIKVPTAENLLQIIKDVKAKELKPYVETLSADPLLANIPAGSEIKSTVKNEELGYTEVTFANGVQAILKTTDFKNNEIKISAYGLGGTSLANTEDYLSAMFASNIVDEGGIAKFNKTDLEKKLAGKDLEISPVISDVQQGFSGKCAPADLETTLQLIYLYFTEPRKDKESYDAFISKMKSQLMFLANNPQYAFYRKLIEVVTSNDPRSIVIPTVEQLEKVNLDKSFEFFRSRFSDASGFKFFFVGNFDNATIIPLLQKYLGGLPAKGQQEMWKDVSPKFPEGIKEDVVNKGLEEKGFVGLVWNSSFDWSSENILREKILTRILDIKLRETVREDEGGTYGLQVRDQVEKYPRSEYSLNIIFGCDPKKQDKLVDVIFKEMDRIVKNGPTDEDMAKIKETLIRERETDIKKNDWWIRKLENLYYFDDPKKSFADFNDKVKAVTNDEIKAAAAKYFNMKNYVKVYLKPEKK
- a CDS encoding NAD+ synthase, translated to MKIALSQLNFKIADFDGNTKKIISSINEAKLKGAEIAVFSELAVCGYPPLDMLENKDFIDKCEKAIQQICEHCYGIAVIVGTPVINTDEFGKKLYNSAIFIEEGKIKSIHKKSLLPSYDVFDEYRYFEPNKEWHTVNFKNENIAITICEDLWVNQPIENSYTRQKLYTCSPMDELMKFEPTLMINIASSPFSSNHEGTRKIVLSENAKKYNLPLIYINQIGANTELIFDGGSMAIDNSGKVICELPYFEESITIIETDSKESKANNIQNNSSIDKIYKALILGIRDYFNKTGFKKAVLGLSGGIDSALVLVLAEQALGKENVHALLMPSRYSSQHSVSDALMLASNLGITYDLVSIESAFSSFENSLLPVFAGKKPDITEENIQARVRGTLLMAYSNKFGNILLNTSNKSEAAVGYGTLYGDMAGGLSVIGDLYKTQVYQLANYINCHGEIIPRNTIIKPPSAELRPDQKDSDSLPEYDILDKILFAYIEQKTPLEEIVEQGFEKQIVEKVIRLVNTNEYKRFQTPPVLRISSKAFGFGRRMPLVAKY